The following DNA comes from Clarias gariepinus isolate MV-2021 ecotype Netherlands chromosome 7, CGAR_prim_01v2, whole genome shotgun sequence.
ACAGAAATCACTAAACCGCGGGAGTCAGGGCAATGCCGCATTCCTATTGGTCAAAATGAGGTCACGCCTTAACTTTACCTCACCCCTATTGGTAGAAGGAGCTGTCAATAACAGACATCGTCAAGTTCATTTTCATTACAGGATGATGCAACGTAAAAGAAAGAGTTGAGTCATATCATACAGCCAGTAAGCTGATAACTAGTGTTATTGCCTCGTAGCATATGCATTGATATGTAATATGCATTAAGTCATCAATAGCGtgattatagtaataataacctTACTTAACATGAAGAAGAATGCCAAAACAAGCCAGTGTCCACATATCATTTTACGTACTGTATTCATAAACTATTATACATAGAGATTGCAGGGAAACAAACCTTTACATgagcattatttttattaaggctATTATGAAGAAAACTCCCCATCAGTACCGGCCAGTCCAACAGGCAATACAGGCCCTACGACAAGGGCCCAGtggtattaaatgcattttcttcTCACCACAATAGAACgtgaatacataaatatatcgtTGTACTCATTGGATACATGGACCCATTAAATATGATACAAAATGGAAATGCAATTAATAACGTGAGCGGGGCCCTCGTAAGTGACCGCCTGTATTGCCTGTTAGACGGGCCAGCACTGTTCGTTGCTTATTAGGCAGTTGCATGCAAAAAAGGTGCTGTCAAATAAAgtttacaatattttaattctcTATGATAATATGGATTTAACTGCTTTGAGTACTGCCTCTCACAATGTCGTCTGTCTTGACAACTGCTCCCCATGATCATTCTCTCAGTACTCTCTCAACAGTGCCTGGAAAAGtgttttcctgttttctttctttctttcttttttaaagttaaattaaagttatttaaCTTATAACTTTACAAAAATCACGGGGGGTGGGggcagcttttttttccttaataaatgaaatcatcatgaaaaactgcattttttatttacttgagtTATCTTCGTGTAATATTtctttgatgatctgaattatttaagtgtaaaaGATCAGGACATCAAacatcaggaaggggcaaaatagttttactgtatttcattCAAAAGTCTGTTGATCGCTGAAGAATTAACttgaaaaaatgattttgatAGACTGAAAGTTGAATTATACACTTAAGGAAACACAAAGATGACCAGAATGAAATTTAGATTCCTGAAACAGTGCTAAATGTTTAATTGTATTGTGAAGAATGATGCAGCAACTCCCATGATGCACCCATACAAGCCTTttcctaatttttattattctttaagaTTCCAGTGGCATGGACCAATGATTCATTTACTGACTTCAGGTTAGTGATCTGTGAATTTCAGATCACTTCGGGGTAGCTATTTGGAGTCAGTTTTGGGTTGTACCCGGTTTTACTTATTGTCGGTTTGCCCTTCTTTCACAACTTCTTTTTGATACTAGAagtaaacaatttttatttatttatttatttatttattccacagaGAAAACAGGTAATGCAGTAAGAATAAAAGACTGAGATGCAGGTGTAGGCAGATAATCCTTAAAATTCTAGACCAACAAGACTGTCAcgctttttcattcatttagcAGCAGACTAGCCTCTATAATATTTTGCTACTAAGCTACCAAATTCCTTTCATGGTAACTCAAAGAGGGTTAGCTTAATTTCTAGATTGAATGAAACACACAAAACGGTAGCTTAGCTGCCTCGCAAATATATTTCCCTTCATATTTTGAAATGTCTGTCATAATTACAATATTCAACTTTtgttttgtaatatattttattgtgcAGTGTGTTACTATAGTGCCTTTACAGGAGTAAAAACTGATACTGgaggactctctctctctcacaaacacacaaatacacaaatgcCATGCTGCACAAATAGCTATATGCTTCTCACACTTTATATGCAGCATGTCTCAAAGTCAGTCACTTGAGGGCACACAGTCTCTTCTACTGCCCTGACAGGACAGGAAGCTGCTTGGACTTCTCATATTGTTTGTTAACCATGAGCAGCACATACATTATTGAGCAATGGTGATCATAAGTCTCACATTTAATCACTAATGCAACTCAAAAAGTTATCTTGTGATGATCTAGCCTAaagatcagaaacatttaacaaatggaGCACAGAGCAGCCTCTATCCTTCCTCCCTCAGTAATTGTTTCTACCTGTTTGTCTTTGTTCCCATCtgtacagtttttaaatgaacctTGCCCTACCTAAGCCTTAAAGGAacagctcgacagagagatttGTAGATGGCAGCACTGCCAGCATGGTCTCAAAATAGGTCATAATAAGTTCCTAATAGGTCTCaaaaggagattttttttatttttaaaatccttcTCACAAAGTCATTATACGGAATTTAGCTGGTTAAATTTCCCAAAATACAAATACACTagtagaaaaacaaaacattaataagCGTGATTTTTTTCAATCCACAAGCCTGCTCACTTgcataggtaaaaaaaaaaactctaattcATGCAACATGTTTGCATCCCAGTTGCCTCTTATCTAAAGCAGGTACCATGTAAACATTTCTGGTGAGCTGTCTAACAAAAGCAATTAATAATACACCGACTATTCGCATCTGTATTTGTATATGTTAAGAACATTAATTCGTCTATTTATGTATTCATCCATGTAAATTATTACCCCACTATGCTTTCATCTTTGAGAAAAGTCAGATGTACCTTACTACCCCTTCACCAAGAACaaagaaaattttttatttcaatttaaaagaTGTTGGCATGTCTTATATCACATCTACACATGTATTATAACAAAAAGAATGTTGGTCTACAGTACTTTACAGTACACTGGGACCACAGCAGTGTATAGTTATGGGAAAAAGAATGTACACCGTCGATTATTCtaggttttaaaagaaaaacctcTAAAAAGAACCAAATACAAGTTATaagaacaaaacacacagatatttcaatatgttgtaaaaaaaaataaaagatatttcaATATGCTGTAATTTTCCCAAACACATCTTTTCTACTTCAAAAAGCATTTGAAGAATAACTAGCAGCTAGGTGTCACtaacaaaatgcataaaattacTTAATTATCAAGAAGTGTGACTTCTTACCACAGGACAACCAGGGAAACTCCAGAACTCAAATTTATACCATTATATTCAAACAAAATAGCTAAACCAAAATTtagtcatgcaacaggacaatgatcccaagCACACAAGCAAATCAATATATGAATGactaaagcagaaaaaaagttcAAGTTGATATAAGGTCAAGTCAAAATCCAGACCACAAGATCATTGAGATTCTGTGACAGGATCTTAGAAGCTCTTCTGACCAAATatcttcatactgtacatctgtgaaCTAAATCAATGTTGTACAGAAGAGTGAGCTTAAGTTCTCCATAACAATGTTAAAAACTCATAAACTCCTacagaaaatgtaattttttttattgttgctaGGTTTTGTTGTACTATTGTTGTAGTTCTACATGTTACTGAATTGTGGTGTgtcctctctcgctctcccctGCCGATTGTAGTTGCTCCACCTCAAATCTTGTTAAATAatcaatattatataaaaaaaatcataattgtttaaacaaaatatgaacaacAAATGACAACACATGGCAAAATTGTTTGatgaaattacatttattagcacaaaagagtaaaaaaataattgaacagGCTTTTGCAAATGtcaggaagagagacagagaagatCAAAGAAGTACAAGTGCAAGTGTTGATTTATGTATAATCACTCATAATCAACAGATATAATACATGTCACAATGCTCCGTCTGCAGTCTTAATATGTGTATTTGTTGGTGTGCAGAAATCATCAGAGCTCATGGACTGTTAAGACTCATGCAAAATGCAATAGAAAAAGAATTCAAATGACTGTATTGTGTTCAGAGTATTTCTTATATCcttataatatgtgtgtgtgtgtgtgtgtgtgtgtgtgtgataaatgtTATTGAGTAATATTAATTACACAAATAGTGCAaaatatgcttttaaaaatataatatgataCTTACATACTGTTTAAGCTTAAAACTAAGATCTCCACAGACTGCTTGTGctttatacaaaaacaaatataatttaagattttattaaatatgatacACTACAAGTATGCTTAAGGAATAAAAACCTGATAAATGcagatattataatattaataagtaaGCGTAACATATCTTAAAGCTGTTGCTATCATTTTATGCTTAAACTATATTGTACTAAACCGTTTGTCTTGGTTGTTTAAGCATTGACATATCTTTTCTTCTGAACAATTACAGTTGCTTCACCCTTGACGTCTCTCAGTCTATCTGAGTCAAAGTCAACCAGCAGCTTCCTCAGTCCAGCTCGAATGGGTTTAAAGGAGAATTTCACTACAACCTCCTGGCCAGGTCCAATATCACcactgttaaaaacaaaaaagttcatCTTAGACACAAAGTATTATAAATCTTGCTTTTGATTGTTTTAGTTTCCAAACAAATATCAATTCCACAAGAAGCAGGGTCTTAGCAAACAGTACATGGACCCTTACATATTCCTTTCTACTGGAATCCACAGGTTAATCCAGGGACCATACTGACTGACTGATTGGAAAAACTGAcagcacagattttttttcttaatactgAGCACAATTAAACATATGGCTGCCTTTTCAAGTGAAATTCATACATGTAATATCACTTAAAGTACACATGAAATAGGCTGAATGCAGGGATTTGAACTTCGAAGAGTCTAACAAATAACCTAAGCTGACgggaattttttttcattagataTGTGGTCAATGGTTTCTAACATTCAGAAACCAgatgaggaaaaataaatcattcagTCAGTAGTGTTTGAGGTACACCAAACTCCCTATAAATCAAAACAAACAGGATAGTAGCTTAACAACAAGATTCCATATGGTTTTGATTTAATGCATACATTAACAATACATTGTGTTCATTGtgagtaaaagtgtaaaagccAGATGAAATGTCCTGACTAATGGTGCCAGGGTCAGAGGCTACTCAAGTTCGTCCACATTAACTTGAGTAAAGCATGACTTGCATTGTCAATTCTGGAACATGCCAAAAGCCCTTATCTCTAGTGAATGGAAATCATAATTAGTATGCTACAGCTAAGACAtttgtaaaaagttttcttgGGCTTATCATTATATCAAGTAGCACAAGTATGATCATCAAACcaattatatatcatatatcataagTATTTCAATTAAATCAACATGGAAAAAGTGGAAGTTTAGGCCTGTAAGCCAGAAATATTTTTTAGGGAAGTGAGTTTAGAcatagaaagacagaaagaggaaTTGAATCCAGACGAGCTCAAGATACAAATTAAGACCAAATCATCTGCTCAGAACTGCTGACCTGAGCACAAAGTAGAAAAAAGTGGACAGATGGACCAACTTTCCCCTTTTTAGAGAGCATGCACAGTGTTGTAATTACAGcaaataaagaattatttattgATAGTAGATGGGTAGTAGCAGAGTGGGGAATGATGGGCTTGTgggcttgtactgtatataacatcaTAATTAGGGagctaaataaattataatataagtaatgaataattaatcagACAAAGAAATGAGGAGAAGCAACACTTTGTTTTTCAGGTATATAAACCCATGCTGGAAAAGGAACGagctcttttgttttttagcaCTTTTTGCACACTTTTTTGCCTTTGTGCTATTTTGGGTTTGGGACTTTTTAGGGCATCGCCACTTGTTAATGACTGCTTTCTGACGGTTCAGATTTGTCTGTCTTGTGCATTTCAGTAAATGTGATTTGgtttttctccattttgatAAAATTATTTGAAATTTCTTGGGTACTTGAAATTTACAACGACACATTCTAGACAATTGTGTGCTTCAAATTTTTGGGTAATAGTTGAGAGGGGAGACACACAGCCTAAAATGCTGTGACAAATGAAAGTATTATGATAGGGCAAGATGTATGGATATGTTATTTTAGGTCAAGACTCAcctcagtttatttattttcatggaaataataatgtataaaatgtttctccatttttatatttagatgCCTTATCATATTAGCATGGATGTAACCAGAGGCACGTAGAATCAGCtataaaacacctttttttcagGGGCatgttaagttatttttattcagttaaacTTTAAGTTTATTATACCCAACACCAGTAGGCATGAAACTCCAAACCCAAGTTATGCTATGTTGATTTAGAGATATCTTTTCCCATATTAGAGGTTGGTAAATGTTTGTGCTGGAGTCTCGCAGCTATATGTCAAGGTCTAATGATAATAACATTTGACAAATTTTGTTTGTAGTGGAGATAAAGAAACCATTTTCTTTGTATTGTAGTGGTGAAACATGGAATAAGGGTTGAAGACTTGTTCACCTTCCTATATACTTGGTATCCATATTCTATGCTGTATATTCTTTCTATATATAAGGTATACAAAgaattttgacaaaaaaagaacacagaGATGATGAGCTTATACATACGGAGCCTGGATCTCCTGTGCTGCTGTTAGCCCCGCTCCCTCCACTGTAAATACCCCTCTTGTCAAAGTAATAGGCAGTGGGTTTGTGAAGGAGATGCGTGCTGTCAGCTTGTGTGATACCATTGCCTCTCCAATCATCTGAAATGTTTACACTGAGAATTGAGAATTCTACTCATATGGTCAGTATTTATTAAACTGAACCAGTGCCATGTACTTTTGTACATTACCTTTATATGGAGCATGGGCATTTTTAAGGGGATGTTGACCTCATGCAGAATGGTATTTTGCTCGCCTGTGGTTTGGAGAAGTGCTGTGACTCTGATCAAGTGATGCTCTGATACACATGCTCCATAGTGATCGTACCGTAGCCTCATCACTTCTTTATGAGCTAATGATCATTGACAAGATAAAGGAGAGTATTGAACACAAAAAAGGCACATATAGTACATATGATATTATTTCTTTATGCATTTATGAACCCCAAAAGCCGATTTGCTCATTGTCTTTTCTCTGCACATCTATtccttttaaaatcattttttacctTATGAATCTTACAGAAGTTATCTATGACAAGAAAAATCTTTCATACTGACAAACCAGCTAATCTGAGTTTTGCAATTATGCCTAGTATATCCTGATGTACTACCATGGGTATTTAGTGTGttgtgtcacttttttttttttagcacttcTTCAATTTTGTATTCTGATTATTACTTTAGTTATACTGTTTGCACTAACTGTTCTCCATAGACTCTGTATTTCCATAGGAGGACAATTCTGATCTTTTTTCAGGAGCATGTTAACTTTACCTACCTTTCTGTGCTGGCACTAGGAGTTTGGTAGTCTTTCTTTGACACTCTCCCCGATGAAGACTGTTGTATGTGACCGCATTTGATGTGACGGTGAGCTGAGCAGGCATGTCTTCTCCTCCAACATTATTCACCTCCACAATTACATCGAAATCTGTCCCATGAATGGCCTGAGCATGCTTGATAGACATCTCCAGCTTGCCAGTCTGTCCATTTTGTCTCATTACGTGTTTCCCTACCTTCTCATAGACCTTACGCTCCATGATGGAACCTAATGCAAAATTACAATGAATTACAGAGTAAATAGTACTAGAACTACTGTCTTCAATGCAAAAGGATTGAGTGATTGATGCAGGTAAGTTAAGTGAAATACCTTCTGGATATTTATAGTTCGCAGTGATGTCCTCTCTGTAGTCTCCATACACACTTTTGGTGCTAATATTTCTTCCAACAGTTGTGTGGTTTACAAATGCTCGTCTTCTCTCCCCGTCAGAATGAATAATCCAGTAGACCATATCGGCGTTCACCTCCGAAAAGACAAACGGTGCATCGTATTTAATCCCCACCTCACCCTCTCTCACTGCCTTCACTGGACATGGCCCACAACAGTATACACCTAAGGTGAGAAATGAAATCCCACAAATTTAGTGAACTTTGTAAGCATTTTGAAAAGTACAATGCAGTACGAGATCAAACACATAGATTTTATTCTACATATTTTAATAGAAAGCTTAGAAAAGTTTAACAAACCTGCTCAGTTTGTTAGCTTTCTTAGTTAACTTCTCTTTACTTTGTTTAATACAGGAAATATGCCATGAGGACTGTggtttactgattttttttttaacgtaacaccattattttattatattttgaaataaCACAGCAAGAAgctattttgctaaaaaaaaaatctaggtcATAGTTGGCTTACATCATGGAGTGACCTCTTGCTAAGTCACTTCAGATTAGCTTAGCTGTGCCATAACACATGCGTTATCACAACTTATCATTAAAATGGGACATGAAGTTAATACTACACCTTCATAAGGTCATGAGTGGAAAGTCAGTAACATGtaccttttacattttaagcttaattaaaaaggaaaatcacTGGAGATAGCTTTCtcttactctcactcattctctataatGGTGTTCAAAGTTATGACGTGCAGTCTTTCCCAAGAGACTCTGGGTATTAGGCCATTGCAAGGCACAAGCACgtaaactcacacactcacccacacactaCTGGTAATTTGAAAataccagttagcctaatctgcaggtctttggactgtgggaggaaaccgaagtacccagagaaaacccatcaagcacagggagaacatgcaaactccatgcacacaggttTGTAGAGAGAATCAATCTCTCATCCTTGGAGGTACAAGGACACAGTGCCGACTGTGACGCCCACTGGTGATACTAACGTCCAGTTTCAAAAACGGAAAACATCCTATTGTGTATATATTACGTATATATTACGTAAAAACCTCATtgtcatttcttaaaataaagggAAAAGTTGAAGAATTTTTAAATGCAGTATATTGTGATCACAGTAAAAATGGTtgtaatttattgtaaatgatgAAGCTGCCCATTAAAGGGTTAAACCCTACCATCACTCTTTTCCTGTGGAGTTGGGTCAAGTACTTGCCATCCATCATAACCTTTTGGGAGATCCTCTCTGCTCATCCAGGATTCTACCCAACAATGGAAATTcctaaaaaatagaaaacagtTTAGACACATTTTGGTCCAGAAATGTATAGAATTCTAAAGACCTGAAATACCATAAAGCATGGGTTTTACCAGATCGAGTCATTCCTGCGCTCGGATACACTCTCCAGCTTCTCATTATACAGGCAGTCCACGTTGATGTTACCATTAGTGTCATGGGCTGAGCTGTAATTTGTAACACATCGAGTTGGAATGCCCAAACAGCGAAGAACTGCGGAGGCCAAAAGATTAGCATTgaacacattaacacattataAACTAATTATAAAAGTTACTGTACATATTCGTT
Coding sequences within:
- the tgm2l gene encoding protein-glutamine gamma-glutamyltransferase 2, with the translated sequence MASYKAVFRGVDLQCKVNNRAHHTEEIGTERLIVRRGQPFSLLLRCTDSPPLPPNHQLTLVLNLGAQGEMIVRVSGSRVAYGKWWFSQQTAQSEVLLRVYSPADAPVGQYSVTVLLLSSEGHVLEQSSSYSFCMLFNPWNKGDSVYFPEEQLLSEYVLNENGILHQGTWDQMTILPWNFGQFEKGVMDICFEILDNSPAALKNSEMDITRRADPVYVSRTITAMVNANDDRGVISGRWDGDYSDGVTPTRWTGSVPILRRWSEGGAQQVRYGQCWVFSAVACTILRCLGIPTRCVTNYSSAHDTNGNINVDCLYNEKLESVSERRNDSIWNFHCWVESWMSREDLPKGYDGWQVLDPTPQEKSDGVYCCGPCPVKAVREGEVGIKYDAPFVFSEVNADMVYWIIHSDGERRRAFVNHTTVGRNISTKSVYGDYREDITANYKYPEGSIMERKVYEKVGKHVMRQNGQTGKLEMSIKHAQAIHGTDFDVIVEVNNVGGEDMPAQLTVTSNAVTYNSLHRGECQRKTTKLLVPAQKAHKEVMRLRYDHYGACVSEHHLIRVTALLQTTGEQNTILHEVNIPLKMPMLHIKMIGEAMVSHKLTARISFTNPLPITLTRGVFTVEGAGLTAAQEIQAPGDIGPGQEVVVKFSFKPIRAGLRKLLVDFDSDRLRDVKGEATVIVQKKRYVNA